ttgtttttcatattttttttacattttaacgaACTTTCGTTACATTCAACGATTGATTAAGCCGTTTTACCGTGTCTCCtcgcattaaatattataatatcatgtatTTTGATAAAGGAAAtcgtttatgatatttatgacCTTCACCGTATCGCGCGTGCACTTTCACTCGCGACTGAACTTTCACATCACACggtaaaagttataaattcatacaatGTTGATTCACCTGATTTTCGCCTATACGCCAATAGCCACAGGCGTGTATGGTATTATGTTGCAACATTGAATATCAATTTCGAAATCGTAAAGGGCAAATCTATTTGACGCTTTGGCTctataattgtttatgtaaGAACGTAGCtaagtataaacaaattatacctACGACAAAATTTGGCgggaaacaattttttttttaattgtttttattttaattgaatttgcagcttattgaaaaaattaaaaacattttcgtaTCACGGTCATGCACTTTTCACCTTATTTAGTATTCACTAGAAGAGATAGTCTTTAGAGACATTTaaccattaaaattttctcaataCATCGccatattattgtttcatatatgttgaatattacatttatcgATTGGAAAAATACTGCTTAATATAGTAGTTTATATACTAATCagattttgaaaacaaatttataaatgttattagacTGAATAGAAAACTAATTTTGCCCTCCGGCGCCTTTTGTGGCCTAGTGGGccatgtattttttgttttaaaatatatatttaatatcggtTACTTATACTAAgtactattttatatgttgCAACTTACATAGTGACATAATAGAAACTAAAGCAATCTGGTTATATAAGACACGAGAGGCGGTCAGTAGATTATGGGGGCTTGTAAGTGGGGTAAtggtgaaatatattaaagtatatatatgagACGGATGcgtaatgtaaatatgtttcCAATATAGATTATGTGAGATTTTCTTTGCATTGCGGCTTACCGAGAAATTAGAATTTTCCGTTtgcacaaatataataatgcgaTACTTGAAGGTCAGATGTAAATTtcaatgcattatttttttaattgtctaatgattgatacaaaataagcttagtaattaaatatttgtctatttattttaaattcgtataagtaattacttataaaatatttagcgtaggaacattaaattatttcgccGTTGGATATGTAGGTACATGATTCCTGAGTGCATATAGCTCTAGTTATAATATGAACCATCGGTTTTACATCGTTATCGTATAATTATTCCATTAAcatcatattaaattcaatttcaattctCTACAAATGTATACTGAAATTAACGTTAAGtgtaaatcatttcatttcccGTTAAAATTGGACTTTCAAATTCGAAAAAGAGAAAGAATTAtctataaagataattttttgttacagataaaaaatggCCACATCAGTGCTTCAACCGGCGGAATGCAGACGCGACCCAAAACATGATATTGCTGATTCGCCCAGACTTACTGAGGATGAACGTCTTGCTATTTTGGAGGCGAAGGAAAGGGAGACGGGAGAATTGCCTCCAGAACTCAGGGAGAGAGCCAGACTAGAAATAAGAGAAGAGCCTGTTTTGCGGGAAGAGGCTCTTGCTCAGATGAGGCATTTTATAGAAAAGCATCCTGCTATTAGGAAATGTAGGACAGGTACGATAGCTGTTGATGTTGTAGATACGAGAATGACTTTATCAGCTTCTTCCCTTTTTAATTCCAGAAAGTTAGATATGTTTTGATTCATGAGTAGGTCTATTCCTTTATACGttactttatacataaaaataaaaaagaatttgaatatttttttaataccatCTCATTCCTTCTTGTAAAGCTTTCTTTATGGTTTAGATGCGCCATTCCTGCTCCGTTTTCTGCGCACCAAGAAGTACTCAATCCCACAGGCTTGTGCGATGCTCGAACGCTACCTGACAATTCGCCAAATGTATCCACAATGGTTCCAAAAACTGGATCCGTTAGACCCTAAAATAGCAGCTGTTATCGACGCGGGATACTTAGTGCCATTGCCTAAAAGAGACCCTGAAGGAAGAAGAGTCGTTCTGTCTTGTATGGgtaagaaaattatgaatgtttgtttttaattgataatattttcaaaaatgtcaCAGTTATGTCACATCAATGCTAGCAATGGTGGCTCCTCAGTTTTTGCTTAGTTAGTTAGTTGAGCTGAAaaagtgtattaaaatattcttgtgtatatgtattttattacagtgtgtttttttttaacttatccTCGGGAATTTGAGCTTGTGGGTTGCCATATAAGCATCCAAAGACTTACCACAGGATCTACTgaagatattttatgtattgtttgttCAGTCTTAGTCTTTCTCTCCAGGCCGTTTCGACCCTCACGCATATGACAGCACAGTAATGGCCCGGGTTCACTCTATGTTGGTCGAATTGCTGTTGGACGAGCCTCGATCGCAGTTGCTTGGTTACATGCACGTGAACGATGAAGCTGGCATGCAGATGCCTCATGTCTCTTTGTGGTCATTGAGTGACGTGAAGATCATGTTAAATTGTATACAGGTAAGGATATTTAACGATAAAAGACCAAGAAGCTTGAGGTTGAGCTTTCTGACTTTGTAGCATATgccgaaaaaaaaattttcattaaaatgattaCTTTTGAGACCGAGAAATATACGATAACTTTCTCGCTTCGTTAacaatccctactaatattataaatgcgaaagtaactctgtctgtctgtctgtctgttacgctttcacgcctaaaccactgaaccgattttgataaaatttggtatgaagatataATTGAACTTGGGAAaagacataggatactttttatcgtaaaaaaagggtagaaagggttgaaagaggggatgaaagtttgtatgaaagttcgttattgtcaaaccgattttgatgaaacttggtatgaggatggagctaaacgtgggaaataacaaaccatactttttaatgccaagaaaatactccttaccatgtcacGCGAtgtaagcgaattctacgcgggcgaagccgcgggcgaaaagctagtgtcatataaaactaatttcggcagtaaaattatatttgtatattatatatattctgttTCATTGCAGCactaatggtttttttttttcagaactCCACACCTATGCGCCACAAGCGCACCCACTTTGTCAACATACCACACTATGGAGTTAAGTTCTTCGAGTTTGCCGTTTCGCTATTAAGCGACAAATTAAAGGACCGTGTTATggtaattaattcaaatatattgcGTATATATACGTTGTAATTAgcgtattttaatacaatttacgaATCATTTGTCATATAGCATTATTTAGGCTCTGTTCAAATTGCGCGCGGTTTTATCAAGCCCATAgacaaaacaattttgtatttttgtacacAAAAAGTTGTGATTACtccaaacatttttaagtacAGTATGTTTATCATTATGGTTAAATTTCATATGGCTTTTAATGCGATAATGTATGATCGTATGAAATATGCATTCTGTTTACTTCACTAGGGTTGGCAACAAAAATTTGAGATAgccaaataaatttattatttttattttcagttccACAGAACAGCAGAAGACCTTACCAAACACGTCGATGCATCGATACTGCCTAAAGAATACGGTGGGACGGTTCCATTAAAAGAAATgattgaagaaataaaacgaaaacttCTCAAGCACAGGGAGGACTTACTCGCACTGGACGATATGAATATAGATTTGCAAGCATTAGGCAAAAATGACTTGActcaaaatattcattcaacCGCTGGTTCATTCAGAAAACTCGAGCTAGATTAAGATTAGGTATAGATTAGCAGATACGTGATCTGttgaatttagtttaaaagtaGATTTACgaagaaatttttaagatgcattaaaacaattactgTGAAATCTTTGtaagatacatattatacgaAGAATGCAAAAGTACGCTATCAAattcaaagtaaaataaatatttttcttaccaGGTGAtcttatttaagtaaaatcataacgtttcatttatatagtttgttgacaaaatattttatgtaataacctTGCCAAATTAGATAGAAATTGAAATGATAGAaacttatttcattgtatCATATAATTAAGGCGTAAATAGTACTTTGAAATTCATGAGCAGCATGAGCTCTTTAAagctattacatatattttttttcactaaCAGATCtcattgttttcaaaataatgttgcAAGTCTATAAATTCAATACGAAAGAAAAAATGTCTTCACTTAAATGTGTAACCTCCATATTATTCCAGTATGAAATTCATTTTCTCTATCATTAtaagaacataataataataaagtagaatatgatttgattatttttagtaacTAATGGGGGTAGTGGCAGCCGTCGGTGGAGTCACGTTACCGTTAACTGGTTACGGAATGTTTCTATGTGGATAACAACGTCTCAGCATGTTTATCATTAGAGCGCTCTTTCTGCTTAATGCTTTATGGATTTAACAGTGTTGTATAATAGTTTTGTAATTGTAGACATAGGTTTGGCATaacataaagtaaaatttcTATAGTATCTActgagtttttttattacctatttcCCGACTGAACAGTTCGTATTATAAACCTACATTATTcctaatatatacatacatattataatattcacattAGTTAATATGATGTGATTATGAGCTATTTCTAACCCTGGCGGTGCGCTGAAGTCACCAATAAactatgattttaaaattacttacatccgttacaaataaaaataattatttggaataagtttataaaacagtatgcaggtttcttattaattactatttatttaattgttctgACTATACGTACGTGTTAATACGTAGAAAAGTATGTCAAGTGCAATGTTTAGTACATTCCCAAATGTTTTGttctattattgaatattggaTTATCGCTTaagttttacttattttatcaatacaatgttaaatatagttatttaaatttggtgatAACCCTGTGACAACCTTCATCAGTAGATGATCATAGACAATATTCTGTCCATAATCCACGTGTGATACTGCCAGAAAAgaagtattaaatatctactatataaaaataagccgggttttccttcctgacgctataactccagaacgcaccaaccgatttccacggttttgcattcgttggaaaggtcttgggcgtcgtgaggtttatagcaaagaaaattccggaaaaatttcaacagaaaagcgggaaaaacgaagccatctggtggcgaaacggagttcgccgagtttgctagtGTATCATAATACCGATACAAGGCATGGCCATCGTTCGTTGCTGTACctataaattagaatttttagTCAATTTCGTCGCTTTAAAAGTCGACCATTGTTGAGACTAGAAACTAGTTTAAAAtgagattattaaaattttgcatctattttatttgattttttaacgaaatataaacaaaaaaaggtaCACATAcggaaattatttgtttgtgcaCAACTcactttacatttttaaacgaaatccATAGATTATACGACAGCTTTGAATTGCGACAGGAAATACAGCTAACTTCACTGTAGTTTTTCCCGCAGTTTAGCGTCCACCGATTCAGAAAAATTTTGATACGTTTTTTCTACACATTTAGatcaattaaacaatattctgTTCATGTGATTACTTCTCAAGTGAATGTTTTATGAACTGATTATGTTATTTCggtgattgtttgtttatagttGACTATTGTAGTGATTTTTGTAAACATCGGGAACACAGGCCCCACGTCTATGACTTCTTGTACGTATTTGTGCCAATAACACTCGATTCAAgtagtattcatttattatgtgtgaaaattaaaagcttttatatcGATAGTTAATGTTTTCATAGTGTTTACTTGAGgatgttatgtttgtttagtACCCAAAGAAATGTCTTCgttgtgataaaaatttacgCTTTGCTATCGATGCACATAGCGGGGTGTGAAAGCACACCTTGAAtatgtgttttgtttgaatagTTGATGAAGTTATGGTTATTGctgtgtatattattatgttaacttGATTGCAGTATTTGATAACATGGCATATTTTTATGACGTAGCGTTGTTCGTAGTTCGCATGATGGTCGCAAAACATGCAGTGTTTCAAATGCTGCACcaatttcaacaaattttGACATTAcaaaatcatcaaaaaatcaagtaaaaacatttaaaaatcctgtaatatatacaaatgcaacatatttcaattatgatgctttttataaacttattatgtGCAGTTTtctacgtttataatataaattaaccatTTTGTCAAAAAGCATCATAGATTTCAacttaattaaactattttcttaTACAGTCAacatatcaaaaaaattattcatttgcttaaatcatttcaaaaatatggataaattatatctatgtacaaaaaaatcc
This DNA window, taken from Zerene cesonia ecotype Mississippi chromosome 26, Zerene_cesonia_1.1, whole genome shotgun sequence, encodes the following:
- the LOC119836949 gene encoding retinaldehyde-binding protein 1-like, translated to MATSVLQPAECRRDPKHDIADSPRLTEDERLAILEAKERETGELPPELRERARLEIREEPVLREEALAQMRHFIEKHPAIRKCRTDAPFLLRFLRTKKYSIPQACAMLERYLTIRQMYPQWFQKLDPLDPKIAAVIDAGYLVPLPKRDPEGRRVVLSCMGRFDPHAYDSTVMARVHSMLVELLLDEPRSQLLGYMHVNDEAGMQMPHVSLWSLSDVKIMLNCIQNSTPMRHKRTHFVNIPHYGVKFFEFAVSLLSDKLKDRVMFHRTAEDLTKHVDASILPKEYGGTVPLKEMIEEIKRKLLKHREDLLALDDMNIDLQALGKNDLTQNIHSTAGSFRKLELD